The Ralstonia sp. RRA DNA segment CGCCGCAGCCACTTCAGAAACAGTCATTGCACCGGCGCGGCAGATCACGAGATCGGCACGCGCATAGGCAGCAGCCATGTCGTCGATGAAGGGCACGGCCTGCGCGTGCGTGTCATCAATGCCGGCGGCGGTGTAGTTGGCGCGCAGCATGTCGATCTGCTTGGCGCCGGCTTGGTGAATGACGATCGGGCGCGTGTCGGCGGGCAACAGCGCCAACGCCTTGGGCACCACGTCGTTGAGTGCGGCCGCACCCAGGCTGCCGCCCACCACCAGCACGCGCAGCGGGCCGGTGCGCTCCGCATAGCGCGCTTGCGGCGACGGCAGCGTCGCCAGATCCGCGCGGATCGGGTTGCCGACCCACTCGGCGCCGGCCAGCGCATTCGGGAATGCACACAGCACACGATCTGCCACGCGCGCGAGCACGCGATTGGCGAGGCCGGCAATCGAATTCTGTTCGTGCAGCACCAGCGGGCGGCCCAGCAGCACACTCATCATGCCGCCCGGGAAGGTGATGTAGCCGCCCATGCCCAGCACGACGTTCGGACGTACACGGCGCACGACGCCCAGGCTTTGCCAGAACGCCCGCAGCAGATTCAGCGGCAGCAGGAACTTGGTGACGAGGCCCTTGCCGCGCAAGCCACCAAACTGCACCGATTCCAGCGGAAAACCGTGCTTGGGCACGAGTTGGCCTTCCATGCCGTTTGCATTGCCGAGCCACACCACCTTCCAGCCACGCGCGGCCAGCAGCTTGGCCACCGACAACGCGGGGAAGATGTGGCCGCCCGTACCGCCGGCCATGACGAGAAGGGTGCGCGGCGCGTTGGCCGTCATACCTTGCCCCCACGCATCAACACGCGATTCTCGTAGTCGATACGCAGCAACAGCGCGACCGCCACGCAGTTCATCAAAATGCCCGAGCCGCCGTAGCTCACCAGCGGCAGCGTCAGCCCCTTGGTCGGCAACAAGCCCAGGTTCACACCCATGTTGATGAACGCCT contains these protein-coding regions:
- the murG gene encoding undecaprenyldiphospho-muramoylpentapeptide beta-N-acetylglucosaminyltransferase, encoding MTANAPRTLLVMAGGTGGHIFPALSVAKLLAARGWKVVWLGNANGMEGQLVPKHGFPLESVQFGGLRGKGLVTKFLLPLNLLRAFWQSLGVVRRVRPNVVLGMGGYITFPGGMMSVLLGRPLVLHEQNSIAGLANRVLARVADRVLCAFPNALAGAEWVGNPIRADLATLPSPQARYAERTGPLRVLVVGGSLGAAALNDVVPKALALLPADTRPIVIHQAGAKQIDMLRANYTAAGIDDTHAQAVPFIDDMAAAYARADLVICRAGAMTVSEVAAAGVAALFVPFPHAVDDHQTTNARFLSERGAALLVPQPELGPASLADTLASLTRAQLADMAAKAREQARPEAAERVADVCVAVARA